The genomic DNA GGTGAGCCGCCGCGAGGTCGATCGCTGGGCGTGATCGGGATCGAGCCAGGTTGTGGAGCGAGCACGCTAGCCGCTGCGTTGGCGATGGTCAGCAGCGACGACTGCGGACTGAAAACGATTTTGATCGATGCCGACGGACGAACCCGTTCGGTTTCGAAGGCCTTCGGTTTGCAGAACGCTCCCGGGCTGTTGGAGCTCTCTGCGGGGGACGCCGCCGTCGAACAATGCGTCCAGCAATTGTCCGACAGCAAGCTGGCGCTGTTGCCGTACGCCTCGCCGTCGGCAAACGCATCGGACGCGGATTCCGTCGATCGCCACGATCCACGGCAGACGATCGAAGCGTTCCAACAAGCCAACGATCTTGTGATCATCGACTTCCCGCCAGCGTCGCTCCCCGACCAAGCCTTGTCGCTCGCCCAGACGTTGGATTACGTCGTGGTCGTCGTCGAATCGGAAAAGACGAAAGTTGCCCAAGCCCAGCGGTTCTTGAATCGCTTTGCCGGTAGCGATACCGAAGTGATTGGTATCGTTCTCAACAAGACGCGGAACTATGCTCCGGCGATGTTCTCGGGCGCGTAACCCTATCTGCGATGAAGTCGACCCGGGCTTCCGCCAAACTTATCAACCGACGCTTCGGCGGATCTAGCGATTCATGTCTCTTGCACTCACCTCATCCGCAACCGCACGGCGACCATCGTTCGACCGCTTGCTGATGTTTTGGGGGCCGGTGATCGTGCTGGCGGTCTTGGTTTTCCGCAACGATGCTCGCATGGCGTACGCTCAATCGGCCAACGGTGCCGCAGTCGAAGCGGCGGATCTGGCGGAAAACGCCGGCACCGGAACGCGCGAACGCCAGTTGTTGTTCCTCGCCTTGGGAGCGACAGGCGGGATGTTGTTGTGGCGCGATCAAAGGACCAACCGACGGCCGATCTATTGGCCGATCATGTTGCTGTTGGGGCTGTTGTTCGCCTACGGTTGCTGCTCGGTCGTCTGGTCCGATTCCCCCTTCTTAACCTTCAAACGGATGATCGTGTTGGGCTGTCTTGCGCTCGGGGCGATTGGGATCGGCAAGGTCTGGAGCACCCGCGATTTCTGTCTGGCTCTGATCGGTTGGACGCTGTTGTTTGTCCTGATCAGCGTCGCCGCGGAACTTGCCAACGGCGTCTTCTTGCGAGGCGGCGACTACCGATTTTCAGGAGTCTTTCATCCGAACAAACAAGTCTTCTTCTGTGCGTTTCTGTTCTTGTGCAGTTCGTGCATGTATCAAAGCGAACGGAAGCGGATCTATCTGGCGATCGCGATCTTCGCTCTGCTTGCGGTCATCTTAACGAAGTCGCGAACCGGCACCGCCGCCTGCCTGTTGGCGGGAGCTTGGTTGTGGTGGAGCTATCTGCCGCGGAACTGGATCGTCAACCTGGCTGTCGCCGGATCGATCTTGTTCAGCATCGGACTGATCGGGCTGGGGGCGAGCGGCGAAGAGGTCTCGTTGCTGTCGGCGGCGCGGATGGGACGCGAGGATGAACTCTCCGATCCGACCAAGTTGACAGGCCGATTACCGATTTGGACCGAGACCCTTTCCGCCTTCATCAACCAGCCGTTGTTAGGCTTTGGGTACGGCGCGTTTTGGTCGCCTGAGCGGATTCGATATTTTGAATCGCAGAACGGTTGGGCGTTCAGCCATGCCCATTCGATCTACATCGAATCGGCAGTCAATTGGGGCCTGTTGGGCGTCTTTATCATGCTGATGATCGTTGTCGCCACGGTGCGACGCGCGAAATACCTGCTGCGAACCCACGAACGGATGGCCGGTCGTTGGATGATCGCGCTTTTGATCCTCGCCGCGATCGCGGGGCTCGCCGAATCGGCGTTTGTCGCCGACGGATTTGAAGCGATCGTGTTGTGTGCCAGTATCGGATTGGTCGCCTGCCATGGTCCAGTTCCTCCCGCCAGGGGAATGCGATGACAACGATGGGCAAGATCCGCCGCAATGCGGTCGCAATTTTCACGGGCGATCTGGTCAACAAGGCGAGCACGTTTGCTGTCTATGCGATGCTGTCGCGGTACACCAGTCTCGAGTCCTTCGGGCTGCTGCAGTTCGGCTTATTGGTCCTGTACACCTTTAATGTCTTCGCCGCTGCCGGGCTGCCAACGCTGTTGACCCGCCGCGTCGCGCGGCACGCCAATCGGTCGCGGCATCTGCTGTATCATGGCTACGCCGGCGCCCTTGCCTCTTCGCTTCTGGCGATGCTGGGAATGATCCTGTTTGCCTTCGTGATGCGGTACGACGCCGAGATGCGGTGGGTGCTGTGC from Rosistilla carotiformis includes the following:
- a CDS encoding O-antigen ligase family protein, which encodes MSLALTSSATARRPSFDRLLMFWGPVIVLAVLVFRNDARMAYAQSANGAAVEAADLAENAGTGTRERQLLFLALGATGGMLLWRDQRTNRRPIYWPIMLLLGLLFAYGCCSVVWSDSPFLTFKRMIVLGCLALGAIGIGKVWSTRDFCLALIGWTLLFVLISVAAELANGVFLRGGDYRFSGVFHPNKQVFFCAFLFLCSSCMYQSERKRIYLAIAIFALLAVILTKSRTGTAACLLAGAWLWWSYLPRNWIVNLAVAGSILFSIGLIGLGASGEEVSLLSAARMGREDELSDPTKLTGRLPIWTETLSAFINQPLLGFGYGAFWSPERIRYFESQNGWAFSHAHSIYIESAVNWGLLGVFIMLMIVVATVRRAKYLLRTHERMAGRWMIALLILAAIAGLAESAFVADGFEAIVLCASIGLVACHGPVPPARGMR